A stretch of Lepidochelys kempii isolate rLepKem1 chromosome 14, rLepKem1.hap2, whole genome shotgun sequence DNA encodes these proteins:
- the LOC140897916 gene encoding uncharacterized protein isoform X4: protein MPWVRVFLGLFLLGRPSGFLDDTSAREDCLIVHVAEPEGSSVNTSIPNASSISETSFFVQKYNTSSSWEDVIYSSNEGSQTVLSSFKETLSFSGGYFKMENVSKGAEGVYRIQDEMYRKCVAVVNFTVVAWKSAGFTGI, encoded by the exons ATGCCATGGGTCCGGGTGTTTCTGGGGCTCTTCCTTCTAGGCCGCCCGTCTGGGTTTTTGGACGACACATCAG ctcgcGAAGATTGTCTGATTGTCCACGTGGCTGAGCCCgaaggcagctctgtgaacacctccataccgaatgccagctccatttcagagacgTCTTTCTTCGTGCAGAAATATAACACCTCCAGTTCGTGGGAAGATGTCATTTACTCCTCTAATGAGGGCTCCCAAACAGTCCTCAGTTCCTtcaaggagacactctccttttctggtggatacttcaagatggagaacgtgagcaaaggggctgaaggagtttacaggattcaagatgaaatgtacaggaagtgtgtggctgtcgtaaactttaccgtggtgg
- the LOC140897916 gene encoding uncharacterized protein isoform X3, with the protein MPWVRVFLGLFLLGRPSGFLDDTSAREDCLIVHVAEPEGSSVNTSIPNASSISETSFFVQKYNTSSSWEDVIYSSNEGSQTVLSSFKETLSFSGGYFKMENVSKGAEGVYRIQDEMYRKCVAVVNFTVSQRPGVVSWCLE; encoded by the exons ATGCCATGGGTCCGGGTGTTTCTGGGGCTCTTCCTTCTAGGCCGCCCGTCTGGGTTTTTGGACGACACATCAG ctcgcGAAGATTGTCTGATTGTCCACGTGGCTGAGCCCgaaggcagctctgtgaacacctccataccgaatgccagctccatttcagagacgTCTTTCTTCGTGCAGAAATATAACACCTCCAGTTCGTGGGAAGATGTCATTTACTCCTCTAATGAGGGCTCCCAAACAGTCCTCAGTTCCTtcaaggagacactctccttttctggtggatacttcaagatggagaacgtgagcaaaggggctgaaggagtttacaggattcaagatgaaatgtacaggaagtgtgtggctgtcgtaaactttaccgtg